The Candidatus Caldatribacterium sp. genome contains the following window.
GGTACGGAACCTTAAGAAGGTATGAAAGGTAGAGAGCCACACCGAAGCCGTTGATGAAAATCGGTGGAAGTGGCGCAAGAAAGGATCGAGGGACGCGAGAGGTCCACCATGCAGCACAAAACGTACAGAGGGTACCGAAGAAGAAATCAAAGAATCCAAGACCCCCAAGAAGGTTAGCAAGAAAACATCCCAAAGTGAGTCCCCAAACGGTTTCAGGAAAAAGGTATGGGAGCACCGTAAGGGCCTCAGCAACCCGTACCTGCACTGGACCGTAGGCAAAAGACGAAAACGGTGGCAGCACCACGAGGAGCAAGTAGAGTGCCGCCACGAAAGCTGCCCGTACGACGCATACTGTTCTATTCTCCGGGGTTTTGTGGTAC
Protein-coding sequences here:
- a CDS encoding QueT transporter family protein, with protein sequence MARPRVKESAKSDIFRDLFFLIVSVFAGIICAMIWYHKTPENRTVCVVRAAFVAALYLLLVVLPPFSSFAYGPVQVRVAEALTVLPYLFPETVWGLTLGCFLANLLGGLGFFDFFFGTLCTFCAAWWTSRVPRSFLAPLPPIFINGFGVALYLSYLLKVPY